The Pseudomonas alkylphenolica genomic sequence CAACCCAGCGGACATTCTTGGCTCGATCACCGACCTGGCCAGGCACTTCAAGGCGGTCGAATTCGAAATCGGTGAAGACGCCGAAACTGTATTCTGGTCCTTGAGCAACGATGAACGACAGACGCTGGCCCGGCAGATCCGTCAGTTTACCGAGCAAAATGAGATCACCCTGACGGTTCATGCCGGTTGGTGGGGGCGTCAGTACAACCTCTGCGCCAGTGATCTGGATGAGCGTGCACAAGCAGTGGACTGCTTGAGCGCGGCGGTGGACTTTTCACGTCAAGCCGGCGCGACCAGCGTCACATTTCATCCCGGCTACAAGGACCAGCTGGGCAACGACGTGCTGATGACGAACCTGATCGAGGCCATCAAGCAGGTCACGGCGCGTTGTGACACAGGGGATATCGCGCTGTGTCTGGAAAACATGGGGGGCCAGCGTCCGAAGTTTCCGGTGTTCACCGTCGAAGAGCATGTGTACTTCCATCAGCAGACCGGCTGCTACGTGACCATAGATGTAACCCATTTATGTTCCTTGCTGCCTTATGGACAGAGCCTGTTTGAGGCCATCGCGACACTGGCGCCGGTCACCCGCCACCTGCACATTGCCGACCTCAACGACACCCACCACCAGCACTTGCCAATTGGCGAAGGCAATTTGCCCTTGAGCGATGTATTGAACCGCTTCGCGCTCAACGGCTATCGCGGTGTGGCAGTGGTGGAAGAGTTCATTCCGCGCTTTTCCACCGCGTACTATCTGGAAAAGGCCTTGGCCTACAAAGCTGGCATGCAACACCTGCTCGCCAGGGCTCAGCAAAACATCCATGCCGGTTGAGCCTGCACGACTCGAACGTGCGCCACGCAGCGAGATTGCGTCTGGCATCCGCGATGCGTTGCCGTTCGTGTTCTCGCTGTCGCTGACGTTCACCCTGATCGGCATGCTCGGGCGGCGCCATGGCCTGGATCTACCGGCGATGGTGGTGTTCAGCGGCACGGTGATGGCTTCGCCGCTGCAGCTCACTTTGCTGGAGACACCTGCGCATCTGTTGAACGCGTTTGGCGTTCTGGTATCGGCGCTGAGTATCAATCTGCGGTTTCTGATCTTCACCCTGAGCCTGAAGTCCAGCCTCAAAGGTGCAAAAACAGCGTTCGTTCCGGCACTGGCGGTGATGGCCAATGCGGCCTTCACCCTCATGTCGATACGCAAGGAACTGCAGCCGATCAGCCGCCCCTACGCGAACACTGTGTGCTTCACGCTGTACGCCGCCGCGCTACTTGGCACCATGGCCGGTTATTGCTTCGCCAGTCTGGCCGACAGTGCGCTGATGGATGACGTCAGCGTAGTGATCGCGATCTTCATCAGCGCCTCGCTGGGCAAGATGGCCCGCGAGCGCCACAGCTTCCACGCCCAATGGATCGCCGGGCTGACCACTGCCGCGAGTCTGCTGTGGCTGGGGCAGATCAGTCTGATGCTGGTCCTCGCCGTTACCATGGTGGCGAGTTATGCCTATGACCGAACCTAGTACGTTCTGGCTGTATGTGCTGATCTGCGCGCTGATATCGGCCGTCTGCCGGCTGTTACCGCTGGCGGTGGAAATCGAGCGGCTGCCCAGCGGCGTTCGCGCCTTCATCGACCGCCTCGGCAAGTACACCTCGGTTGCGATGCTGATCAGTCTGCTGGCGGGATCACTTTATCCGCTGGCCAGTCAGCAGACCCCGTCGACGCTGTGGATCTGGCCTGTGGCCCTGGCCTGGCTACTGAGCCGCACGCGGCTCAAGCCCTACTACGCCTTTCTCATCGCGCTGGGCGTGTACGTTCTGCTAGCAATGCGTTAGTCGTCGATTGACTCAAGTCCCGCGCCCATGCTCTCCTACACAGATTGTTACGGGTGCCCTTCACAGGGTGAAACGGGAAGCCGGTGAACCATGTGCTTTACTCTAAAGCCATGTCAGTCCGGTGCTGCCCCCGCAACGGTAAGCGAGTGAAGCGTCAGATCCACTGTGCCAGTGCGGCATGGGAAGGTGATGCTTGCAGGTCGGTTAATGCCAACCCCTCGCGAGCCCGGAGACCGGCCCGCAACTTACAGTGCGCGAATGCGCTGCTGAACCTGACAAACCCGCGGTGGGCGGGCGCTGTTGCAACCCCTGGGCGAGTTCCGTGCAGGGGTTTCTTGCGCTTGCCTGTTGCCGAACAACACCAAGAGGAAAGCGCCATGCCTATCAGTACCGCCAGTCACTCCGCCGTTACCCCGTCAAGCCTCAGTCAGCGCCTGCTGGTTGCCGTCGGTGCCTCGCTGCTGGGCCTGTGCCTGGTCTACTTTGCCGGTTTCTCGCACATCGAAGCGGTGCACAATGCCGCCCACGATACCCGCCACAGCGCCGCCTTCCCTTGCCACTGAGTGCCCTGCGATGATCAAGCGTATTGCCAGTACCGCAGGGTTTGCCGGCCTGCTGGCCGCCCTGCTGTTGACCCTGCTGCAAAGCTTCTGGGTCGCGCCGCTGATTCTCCAGGCGGAAACCTATGAAAGCGCAGCGCCTGCGGTTGAAGCGCATGAACATGCCCCTGGCGTGGCTGCCGATCACCACCACGACAGCGAAGCCTGGGCACCGGAAGACGGCTGGCAACGGGTACTGTCGACCACGGGTGGTAACCTGGTGGTCGCCGTCGGCTTTGCCCTGATCCTCGCTGCGCTGTATACCCTGCGCGCGCCAAACAGCGTGGTCAGTGGCGCACTGTGGGGCCTGGGTGGCTTTGCCGTGTTCTGCCTGGCGCCTACTCTGGGCCTGCCACCAGAACTGCCAGGTACTGCTGCAGCCGATCTGGCCCAGCGCCAGGCCTGGTGGGTAGGTACCGCAGCAGCCACCGCCGTCGGGCTTGGCTTGATCGTGTTCGCCCACAACTGGCTGCTTAAAGCGCTGGGCGTGGTACTGCTGGTGGTGCCTCATGTGATTGGCGCACCGCAACCTGAAGTGCACGAAATGCTTGCCCCAGAGGCGCTGGAAGCCGAATTCAAGGTCGCCTCCCTGCTGACCAACGCCGCGTTCTGGCTGGCCCTGGGCCTGATCAGTGCCTGGTTGTTCCGTCGCCCGAACCAGGCCTGACATGCACCTGTTCGTCGGCCTGGGTTGCCGACGGGGTTGCCCCGCCGACACCCTGGGCCACCTGCTGGAGCAGACCCTCAAGGCCCACGACTTGCCGCTGAGCGCAGTCGCGGGCCTTGCCAGTATCGACCTCAAGCACGACGAACCCGGGCTGCAACAACTGGCCCGGCGCCTCAAGGTGCCTCTGCTATTCTTCAGCGCCACACAACTGGCCGCCTACGAGCCGCGCCTGAGCCATCGCTCGGCCGTCGCCTACCAGCACAGCGGTTGCTATGGCGCCTCCGAAAGCGCGGCACTGGCGCTGGCCGAGCACCTCGCAGGCCCGGCACAATTGCGCGTTACCCGTACCCTATTGGCCGACGCCAGCCTGGCATTGGCTACAACCACAGGCTTTGGCGGATAATCCGCGCTTTCTCTTCAAGGACTCCGCATGACCGTCTATTTCATCGGTGCCGGCCCCGGCGATCCCGAGCTGATCACCGTCAAGGGCCAGCGTCTGATCCATCGCTGCCCGGTAATCATCTATGCCGGCTCCCTGGTACCGGCGGCGGTGCTCGAAGGGCATCGCGCCGAGACAGTCATCAACAGTGCCGAGCTGCATCTGGCCGAGATCATCGAGGCGATCAAGCAGGCGCACGAGCGGGGCCAGGATGTGGCCCGGGTACACAGCGGCGACCCCAGCCTATACGGCGCCATCGGTGAACAGATCCGCTACCTGCGCGAACTGGGTATTCCCTACGAGATCATCCCGGGGGTTACCGCCGTGGCCGCCAGCGCCGCCCTGCTCGGCTGCGAACTGACGCTGCCGGACATCGCCCAGACCGTGATTCTCACCCGCTACGGCGACAAATCGCCAATGCCCGCAGGTGAGCAACTGGCCGACCTCGCCCGCCATCGCAGCACCCTGGCGATTCACCTGGGGGTCAAGCACCTGGAGAAGATCGTCGAAGAACTGCGCCCGCATTACGGCGGTGACTGCCCGATTGCGGTGGTCCATCGCGCTACCTGGCCGGACCAGGACTGGGTGCTGGATACCCTTGATGGTATTGTCCAGCAGGTGCAGGCCAAGGGTTTTCGCCGTACCGCACTGATCCTGGTCGGCCGGGTACTGGCCAGTGACAGCTTTTCCGAGTCGGCGCTGTACCGCGCCAGCCATGCCCATCTCTATCGCCCCTGACAGAGGACCTGACCATGCTCGAATTGCGCCCCAACTGTGAATGCTGCGGTGGTGACCTGCCCGGCGACAGCCAGGATGCACTGATCTGCTCGTTCGAATGCACGTTTTGCAAGGACTGCAATGAGCGTCAGCTCAAGGGCCAGTGCCCCAACTGTGGTGGTGAACTGGTGAGGCGACCGTCACGGGCGGCAGAGAAGCTGGTGAAGTATCCGGCGTCGAGTAAACGGATCGTCAAGGAACAAGGCTGCCCGACCCACTGACAATTGGGTGGGGCAGATACCCCTGGTGGGAGCGGGCTTGCCCCGCGATGCGATGTGGCTGACGGGCCTCAATCGCGGGGCAAGCCCGCTCCCACAGCAAGCCCGCTCCCACCCGTGTTGCCTGCTCCGCTCATGGGGTTTGATACTGGCTCAGGTACTTGTCCAGGGTCGCCTTGTCACCGCTATCGTCGCCCGCCACTTGCCACAAGCGCCGCTCGATACCTTGGGCCAGCAGATGCCCCACCGCCGATTCGATGGCCGACAGCACACACAGCTGCGCCGGTTCGTTGGTGGTATAGCCGACCTCGGCTTCGAGCAGTTTCTTGAACTCGATGAACTTGAACACCCCGGCGCTGCGGCCGACCGAGTAGATGGTCTTGCTGGTCATGACGTTGGCCAGCACCTGACCGCTGCGCACATCCACGGCCCGCAGGTTGACCGACACCTGATCGACCCGGTACTCGCGGGAGATATCGATACCCAGGTAGCGCGCGCCCTCGCCGCCACTGCGCACGTTGGTGTCGTAGGCGATGATGCCGCCTTCAAGCATCAGGTTGGCCGCCTGCAGCGGTGGCAGTTCGCCCTGGATGTTCACCGGCGTGTCCGGTTTTTTCTGCGACGCACGGATGATCTTGCGCTCGGTCAGCAGGTTCTGCAGCCCTTCGCGCTCCAGCACCACAAACCAGCCGCTGGCCTGCAGGGCGTCCATCAGCATGCTCGCCGCGCCCTGGGTGACGCTGGTCGAGAACGAGCTGGCCGGGGTTGGCTTGTATTGCCCGGTCTGGTCACGGAAACCATACACCACCGCCATCAGCCGGCCTTTGGGCCGCGGCATGTTGAGCAGGTCGTAGTAGGTCGAAGCCCGCGGGGTCAGCGTCGGGCTTTCACTGTCCTGCTCGGCCGGCATCGGTTTGCGCAGGTTGCAGCCTTGCAGAACAGCGAAGATCAGCAGTGCGGTCAGAATTCGTTTCATGGTTGTCACTCCCCTTTGCCCCACCCTTCAAGGGTTCAGGCCGTTCACCAGAACTTCTGAAATTTCGCCTGTTGCACGGTCGGTGATCTGGATGGTCAAGGCCCCAGAGTCATCGAGCACGTTGATGATAAAGGCGTCTGTCTGCAGGCTGCCGGTGGTGCCGTTATTGATGTTGTTGAGCAATTGCGACAGCAGCCGCGACTCGAGCTGGCTGGTGAAGCGTTCCAGGGATGACGTACCGGCAAGCGCCGAGGCACGGTCCTTGATCGCCGGGTCTTCGTGGTCGTTCTGGGCCTGGGCGTTGTTGAGCAACCAGGTGCCGTTCAGCGGGTTGCCGCCAAATGCGGGGTTGATGGGGGTGTACACAAGTTCGGTGGCACCGGCCTGGCTGCCCAGGGCAGTCAGCAGAACCAGGGAGGCCAGGCGGCGGGTATTGTTGTTATTCATAGCTCGTCCCTCTCAAGATCGGTGGTGTCCTGCAGCAGCATCTGCAGCTTGCGCTGGATGATCTGCTCCTTGACCAGGTCAGCCGCCTCATACGCGGCGTCCTTCAGCTCGGTGGTGTTGGGTGGCAGAAAGCGCCGGTAGACCACGCGTTGTTCATACTCGACCGTCACCAGGCTGCCCCAGCGTGCGTCCGGCCGTTCCCGTACCACCAGGTTGAAATCCAGGCGGCTGGTGGCACGCAGCCGCTCGGCAAAGCTGTAATAGAAGTCGTGGCCGATGTGCGAGATGGTGTTGTCGACGATAAAGCCCATCATCTCGTCCTCGGCGCCGCCCCGGGCAGTGCCGGCCAGCAGCACCAGAGCCAGGGCGCAGGCGGTCAGTTGGCGGTTCATTGCCCTGCTCCCTGGGTCAGGCCCTTGCGACCACCGGCGGCGGATTCGGAGAAGGCTTTCTCGGCCACGAACTGCCAGTCGGAATAGTGTTCCAGGCCTTCAAAGTCCGACCACTGAGCGGCAAAGCCGGTCTGTTTCAGCGGCGTCAGATCGGACCGGCTATAGACTCCGGTGATACGTCCGTCGATGGAGCGCAGCAATCCCCAGTCGTCGCTTCCAGTGATCGGGTCGGGGTACAAGCGGCGCAGGTGGCGCTTGAGGTTGGGATAGCGCGGGTCCTCGAGCAGTTCGTCCAGGGTCTGCGGGTACTGGGCCAGGCCTGGCGAATCGCGATAGTAGCTGCGCAGCGCCTGAGCATACTGGCTACCGACCCAGAGCAGGTCGCGTTCACGTTCGCGCAGGGCCTGGGTCGACCACAGGGTGACGGTCGAGCCCAGCGCGATGCCGGTCACAGCAATCAGCAACAGCACTCCCAGGTAAGTGAAGCCCGCCTCGGCGGCGCTACCACTCGGCATATAAGCTGCCATCACGCGCCCTCCCGGTTGCACCGCTCTTGATATCGGCCACCGAACCACCCACACCTTCCGGTGGCGCTACCACCTGCCAGCCGTCACGGCGCTCGGTGATCGGGTCCAGCGGGGCGTTGCGCAGATAACGCTGTTCGACCAGTTGCTCCAGCGACTCGGGATATCGCCCGGTGTCGCCGTAGTAGTGATCCAGGGCTTCGCGCATCACCGCCAGGCTTTGCCGCAGGGTGGCCTCGCGCGAGGTTTCCAGGCTCTGGAAGTAGCGCGGCATGGCAATGGTCATCAGCGTGGCGATGATCGCCATCACCACCAGCAACTCGATCAGGGTAAAGCCTTGGTTGCGTCGCATGCTGGTCACCATTGTCCGTAGGCGATGCCGTTAAGGCCCTTGCCCGGCGCCTTGGAGTAAACGTCGAAGACGTCCTCCCCTTCACGCGGGCTTTGCGCCGAACTGTCGTAAGCACGCAGCCCCCAACCCCCTTCGTCGTCTTTCTTGTGGCTGAGCAACGGGTCGTGGGGGATGCGCCGCAGGAAATAGAACTTGGCCCCTTTGGCGCTGCGCACATCGCGCACACCGTCCACCAGCACCTGCAGGCTCGGTGGGTAACCGGTGGCATTCAGCGATTTCTCGATGTAGCCGGCGTCGAAGGCGCGTTTGTAGGCGTCGATGGCATCGCGGAGCTGATACAGCGCGGTTTTCAGCTCCTGCTCCTTGCCCCGGCGTACCAGGGTTTCGGTCAGCGGTGCGGCAATCGAGGCGAGCAACCCGAGCAGCGCCAGGGTCAACATCACTTCGATCAGGCTGAAACCTGCCATCGAGCGTTTCATGATTTAAGGCCTCACCGCAGTAGGCGCAGCGGCCAGCGGCTGCTCGTCGTCGACCTCGATCGGGCGATTGAGGTTGCGGATCTGCATGCTGGTTTCGGTGCCGGACGGGAACTCCATGTCCGACGGGCTCTGGTACGGCAGGTTGCGCACGATGCGCGGGGTAATCGACAGCACCAGCTCCGACTGGCTCTTGTCATTACGGTTGCTGCCAAACAGCCGTCCCAGCCCGGGGATGTCGCCGAGCAACGGAATTTTGTTGCCGCTGGCACCGTCGTCATTGCGTACCAGCCCCGCCAGCACCTGGGTTTCGCCGTCATGCAGACGCAGGCTGGTCTGGGCGTTGCGGGTGTCGACCTGAACCGGAATGGTGCCCTGGCGAGTCGGTTCCAGCGGCTTGGCGTTGCTGACTTCCAGGGACACCTTGATCGCTACTTCGTTGTTCAGGTGCACCACCGGGGTGACTTCGAGTTTGAGACCGACATCCAGGTAGGTGATGCTCTCGGTGATCACCGGTCCTTGGGTCGAAGGGACCGACGTGGCGCTGACAATCGGCACCCGCTGACCGATGTGGATACGCGCCTGCTCGCGGTTGCTGACGCGGATCACCGGGCTTGCCAGGGTGTTGATGTCGTTGTCCTGGGCGTTGATCTTGGCCTGCGGCGACGGCGAGATGGTAATGCGCGAGGAGTTGATGCCGCGCAACTGATCGAGCGTTTCCACGGACTTGCCGTCTTCGTTGAGCACCCCGAAGGTATTGGGCCACTGCAGACCGAGTTCGAGGATCCGCGAGCGGGCTACCTCCATCACTTCCACTTCCAGCACCACTTCCGGGTTGGACTGATCTTGCGACTGCAGCAGTTTCTCGGCCATGCGCACGGCGTCGGGGGTATCGCGCATGGTCAGGGTATTGAGGCGCTCATCGACGAACACATCGCGGGTCTTGAGCATGGTCTTGACCATGTTCAGCGCGGTGTTGGAATCGATGCTGGTCAGGTAGAAGGTGCGCATCACCAGTTCCTGGTAATCCTTGGTCTTCTGCGGCGAGTCCGGGTAGATCAGCAAGGTGTTGTCGTTCACCACTTTCTGGTGCAGCTGGTTCTGCTCCAGCAACAGCGCCACGGCATCTTCAATGCGCACATCGCGCACGAAGATGGTGGCCTTCATGTCCGGACGCATGTCCTTGTCGAAGATGAAGTTGAGCCCGGCCACCTGCGACAGCACCTCGAAGATGGTTTTCAGGTTGGCGTCACGAAATTCCAGGGTTACCGGGCGTTCCATCTTGGTCCGCAGTTGCGGGTTGGGCTGCGCGGTGCGGCTCTGTACCAACTCGATGTCCTTGCGCAGGGCCAGGCCATCCTGGTTCTGCGGATCGAGCAGGAGCACTTCGCGCATGTGCCGCTCGGCGCCAAACAGATCGCCTTGGCGCAGTGCCGCCTGGCCGAGGGCCACGCGCTCATTGATGTTGCCGATCTGTTCGATCTGGCGTACCGCTTCCTGGGCGCGGCGGTTGTTGGGTTCCAGGGTCAGCACTCGCCCGTAGCCCATGCGCGCCCCCGCAAAATCATGGCGGCTGCGGTCGCTGTCGGCCTGGGTCAGCAAGGCTTCAACCGACTGGCGACGCCCCTGGATCACGGCGATGTTCAGCTCGGTGTCGCGTGGATTCTCCTTGAGTGCCTCCTCGAGCATGGAGATACCTGCTTCGTATTGCCCTTCAGCGATCAACGCCTGGCCATCCTTGCGCACGCCACTGGTGCCGCAACCGGCCAGGGCAACGCAAAGTGCAAGCATCAGGTATGGCGCCTTGTTGCAGTGCCTGGACGAAATCATGGTGCGCTCCCTACAGACAAAGTCTGGGACAAGTGCAACGGCAGGTAGACCAGGCTCAGCTCCGTGGCGGAGATGTGCTCGATCCGGTAAATGTCATCAATCACGTCGCCACGGCGCACGACGTAGAGTTTCTCGCCGCTTTGCAGGAACACGCGTTGATCGTCGCGATCATCCAGACGGCCAACAAACTGAAAGGGCAGTGCCGGTGCGGCTGGAGGCAAGGCCACTGGCGCAACGGCAACCGGTTGTTCGGTGACCGTGGCCATCTGTGCCGCCGGCTTCCAGTTCTTGCTCGGGAACAGGTCGCGCAGCTTGAGTGCCGCAGGCTTGGCCGCCTGGGCAGCGGCTTCGCTGGCGGCGACGGCGGTCTTGTCGGCGGCGGCGACCGCGGTTTGGCTGTCGGCCGACTCGTCGTCGAAGAAGTATCCCGGTGCCCAGGCCAGTACGGCGGCAGCTCCGAGAAAGGCCAGCCAGGCCAGACGGCGTTGAGTATTCATCATGACCTCGACAGATAAAGGGTCATACGCAGGCGACCGGTCAGCTCGCTGTCGCCGATTTTCTTGCGCTGCAGGTCGACGTCTTCAAGCACCAGGGCCGGCAACTGGCCGAGCAAGGCATGCACGAAGCGGCGGATCTGCGGGTAGCTGCCGCGTACCGGCAAGAGAATCTGGTAGCGCGCCAGCTGGGTCTTAGGATCGACGCCCAGGGCGTACTCGCCGCGGGCCAGGCTGATGCGCTCGGCCTTGGCCAGGCTGTAGATGCGGTCGATGGCCACGGTGGCCTGAGGCTGGGCCGGCAGCTGTTTGTGGAAGTCTTCCAGTTCACGCTGAGGCACCTGCGGCAGTTTCAGGTCACCACGTTTGAACTGCTGCAACTGCGCTTGAGCGTCTTCGCTACGCAGCTGCTGCTGTTGCAACTGCTGCCATTGCGGCAGCACCACCGCTGCGCCATACAGCAAGGCCAGCAGGACCAGCGCACCGCCCGCCAGGCCAACCACACCCAGCTGCCGTGCACGCTCATGAAGAATCAGGCTATGGATGCGCATTGCCGATCTCCCAGGTGGCGGACAGGTTGAACTGCACAGGATGCTCGGCCTGTTTGGCCATGATTTCGTGATTGAGCAACGACACATCGCGCAGCTCGCCGCTGGCTTCCAGACGCTTGTGGAAGGTCAGCATGGCTTCCAGGTCGCGGGCCTCGGCGCTGATACGAACCTGGCCCTTACGTGCATCGGGGGTCAGGGTCAGTAGCGCCACGTCGTCCTGCGGCAGGGCTTCAAGCATGTCGAACAGACGTTCCCAGGGCCGCTGCAGCTGCTGCGAGACACTGCGCATCTGCGCCAGCTTCTCGGCTTGCTCGCGGCTCTGCGCCGGGGTCAGCGACGCGACGTGCTCAGGGCGCTTGCCCAGTTGCCGCTCGAACGCCTCCAGCTGTTGATCGAGCGCCGCCTGTTGCTGGCCGAAACCTTGTGCCAGGACCAGGGCGCCAGCCAGCAGACCGACACCGGCCGCCAGCAGCACCCAGGCCGAGAGCGCCGTGCGCCGTGGCTGAAAGTCCAGCTCCAGGCGGCGCATTTCAGGCCACCGCCCGGGTCATGCGGCACAGCACATCGGCTGTGTCGCCGCCCAGCTCGCACAATTGCACACCGTCCAGCGCCGGCGGTTGCTCCTGACGGCCCGGCGCATGCAGGAACACCGGCAGTTCGCGGTCCTGGGCATTGAGCTCGCACTGGCGGGCGATCAGTGCTTGCAGAGCGGCGTCACTGTCACTGCCACCCTGGGTACTGATCTGTTGCCAGACGCCGTTCTGTGCCAGCAGACAGACCGTGCGCTGAGGCTCGGCGAGCACGAAGAGGAAGTCGCTCTGCCCCAGCTGTTCGGCAAAGCGGTT encodes the following:
- a CDS encoding sugar phosphate isomerase/epimerase family protein; this encodes MTTKETLYHIDGPISADFPQISFSTNVYDNPADILGSITDLARHFKAVEFEIGEDAETVFWSLSNDERQTLARQIRQFTEQNEITLTVHAGWWGRQYNLCASDLDERAQAVDCLSAAVDFSRQAGATSVTFHPGYKDQLGNDVLMTNLIEAIKQVTARCDTGDIALCLENMGGQRPKFPVFTVEEHVYFHQQTGCYVTIDVTHLCSLLPYGQSLFEAIATLAPVTRHLHIADLNDTHHQHLPIGEGNLPLSDVLNRFALNGYRGVAVVEEFIPRFSTAYYLEKALAYKAGMQHLLARAQQNIHAG
- a CDS encoding AzlC family ABC transporter permease, translating into MPVEPARLERAPRSEIASGIRDALPFVFSLSLTFTLIGMLGRRHGLDLPAMVVFSGTVMASPLQLTLLETPAHLLNAFGVLVSALSINLRFLIFTLSLKSSLKGAKTAFVPALAVMANAAFTLMSIRKELQPISRPYANTVCFTLYAAALLGTMAGYCFASLADSALMDDVSVVIAIFISASLGKMARERHSFHAQWIAGLTTAASLLWLGQISLMLVLAVTMVASYAYDRT
- a CDS encoding CbtB domain-containing protein, whose translation is MPISTASHSAVTPSSLSQRLLVAVGASLLGLCLVYFAGFSHIEAVHNAAHDTRHSAAFPCH
- a CDS encoding CbtA family protein, with protein sequence MIKRIASTAGFAGLLAALLLTLLQSFWVAPLILQAETYESAAPAVEAHEHAPGVAADHHHDSEAWAPEDGWQRVLSTTGGNLVVAVGFALILAALYTLRAPNSVVSGALWGLGGFAVFCLAPTLGLPPELPGTAAADLAQRQAWWVGTAAATAVGLGLIVFAHNWLLKALGVVLLVVPHVIGAPQPEVHEMLAPEALEAEFKVASLLTNAAFWLALGLISAWLFRRPNQA
- a CDS encoding cobalamin biosynthesis protein, whose amino-acid sequence is MHLFVGLGCRRGCPADTLGHLLEQTLKAHDLPLSAVAGLASIDLKHDEPGLQQLARRLKVPLLFFSATQLAAYEPRLSHRSAVAYQHSGCYGASESAALALAEHLAGPAQLRVTRTLLADASLALATTTGFGG
- the cobM gene encoding precorrin-4 C(11)-methyltransferase, encoding MTVYFIGAGPGDPELITVKGQRLIHRCPVIIYAGSLVPAAVLEGHRAETVINSAELHLAEIIEAIKQAHERGQDVARVHSGDPSLYGAIGEQIRYLRELGIPYEIIPGVTAVAASAALLGCELTLPDIAQTVILTRYGDKSPMPAGEQLADLARHRSTLAIHLGVKHLEKIVEELRPHYGGDCPIAVVHRATWPDQDWVLDTLDGIVQQVQAKGFRRTALILVGRVLASDSFSESALYRASHAHLYRP
- a CDS encoding DUF1272 domain-containing protein translates to MLELRPNCECCGGDLPGDSQDALICSFECTFCKDCNERQLKGQCPNCGGELVRRPSRAAEKLVKYPASSKRIVKEQGCPTH
- a CDS encoding CsgG/HfaB family protein, which codes for MKRILTALLIFAVLQGCNLRKPMPAEQDSESPTLTPRASTYYDLLNMPRPKGRLMAVVYGFRDQTGQYKPTPASSFSTSVTQGAASMLMDALQASGWFVVLEREGLQNLLTERKIIRASQKKPDTPVNIQGELPPLQAANLMLEGGIIAYDTNVRSGGEGARYLGIDISREYRVDQVSVNLRAVDVRSGQVLANVMTSKTIYSVGRSAGVFKFIEFKKLLEAEVGYTTNEPAQLCVLSAIESAVGHLLAQGIERRLWQVAGDDSGDKATLDKYLSQYQTP
- a CDS encoding curli assembly protein CsgF, translating into MNNNNTRRLASLVLLTALGSQAGATELVYTPINPAFGGNPLNGTWLLNNAQAQNDHEDPAIKDRASALAGTSSLERFTSQLESRLLSQLLNNINNGTTGSLQTDAFIINVLDDSGALTIQITDRATGEISEVLVNGLNP
- the csgE gene encoding curli production assembly/transport protein CsgE yields the protein MNRQLTACALALVLLAGTARGGAEDEMMGFIVDNTISHIGHDFYYSFAERLRATSRLDFNLVVRERPDARWGSLVTVEYEQRVVYRRFLPPNTTELKDAAYEAADLVKEQIIQRKLQMLLQDTTDLERDEL
- a CDS encoding type II secretion system protein; translation: MAAYMPSGSAAEAGFTYLGVLLLIAVTGIALGSTVTLWSTQALRERERDLLWVGSQYAQALRSYYRDSPGLAQYPQTLDELLEDPRYPNLKRHLRRLYPDPITGSDDWGLLRSIDGRITGVYSRSDLTPLKQTGFAAQWSDFEGLEHYSDWQFVAEKAFSESAAGGRKGLTQGAGQ
- a CDS encoding type II secretion system protein, whose translation is MRRNQGFTLIELLVVMAIIATLMTIAMPRYFQSLETSREATLRQSLAVMREALDHYYGDTGRYPESLEQLVEQRYLRNAPLDPITERRDGWQVVAPPEGVGGSVADIKSGATGRARDGSLYAEW
- a CDS encoding prepilin-type N-terminal cleavage/methylation domain-containing protein gives rise to the protein MKRSMAGFSLIEVMLTLALLGLLASIAAPLTETLVRRGKEQELKTALYQLRDAIDAYKRAFDAGYIEKSLNATGYPPSLQVLVDGVRDVRSAKGAKFYFLRRIPHDPLLSHKKDDEGGWGLRAYDSSAQSPREGEDVFDVYSKAPGKGLNGIAYGQW
- a CDS encoding secretin N-terminal domain-containing protein, producing MISSRHCNKAPYLMLALCVALAGCGTSGVRKDGQALIAEGQYEAGISMLEEALKENPRDTELNIAVIQGRRQSVEALLTQADSDRSRHDFAGARMGYGRVLTLEPNNRRAQEAVRQIEQIGNINERVALGQAALRQGDLFGAERHMREVLLLDPQNQDGLALRKDIELVQSRTAQPNPQLRTKMERPVTLEFRDANLKTIFEVLSQVAGLNFIFDKDMRPDMKATIFVRDVRIEDAVALLLEQNQLHQKVVNDNTLLIYPDSPQKTKDYQELVMRTFYLTSIDSNTALNMVKTMLKTRDVFVDERLNTLTMRDTPDAVRMAEKLLQSQDQSNPEVVLEVEVMEVARSRILELGLQWPNTFGVLNEDGKSVETLDQLRGINSSRITISPSPQAKINAQDNDINTLASPVIRVSNREQARIHIGQRVPIVSATSVPSTQGPVITESITYLDVGLKLEVTPVVHLNNEVAIKVSLEVSNAKPLEPTRQGTIPVQVDTRNAQTSLRLHDGETQVLAGLVRNDDGASGNKIPLLGDIPGLGRLFGSNRNDKSQSELVLSITPRIVRNLPYQSPSDMEFPSGTETSMQIRNLNRPIEVDDEQPLAAAPTAVRP
- the pilO gene encoding type 4a pilus biogenesis protein PilO, whose protein sequence is MRIHSLILHERARQLGVVGLAGGALVLLALLYGAAVVLPQWQQLQQQQLRSEDAQAQLQQFKRGDLKLPQVPQRELEDFHKQLPAQPQATVAIDRIYSLAKAERISLARGEYALGVDPKTQLARYQILLPVRGSYPQIRRFVHALLGQLPALVLEDVDLQRKKIGDSELTGRLRMTLYLSRS
- a CDS encoding PilN domain-containing protein, which produces MRRLELDFQPRRTALSAWVLLAAGVGLLAGALVLAQGFGQQQAALDQQLEAFERQLGKRPEHVASLTPAQSREQAEKLAQMRSVSQQLQRPWERLFDMLEALPQDDVALLTLTPDARKGQVRISAEARDLEAMLTFHKRLEASGELRDVSLLNHEIMAKQAEHPVQFNLSATWEIGNAHP